The segment TTTTACCGTTTGTGGAACCACATATTCAGCTTTGTAATCAAGATTACATCGTTCAAAGAacttaaaaaacagaaatatacttACTGGGTAGTGAGTGAGTTTGTACTTATACGTGCAGATATTATTAGTCTTTCAGATTTGTTGCTCTCCAGAGTAAGGGGAACTGCAGAAATCACCCTGTGGGACAGATGACTAGAGATGTTAATAaaatactaaacaaaacaatcttTCACTGTATGGCAAAGCTTGATAGTTACGCTTTTGTTATAAGGAAATAGAAAATtcagttaataataaaacacttgacaagaatttactatttactaCTCCTATGTGGAAACATATACTGTCCCCATTGTTGATATAAGAGCATctactaactgaaaaaaaattatatgtaaatgtattactcAATGTCAGAGAGACACCCAAAAGTCTTTATGAGACTGTATATGGAGGCTTTTTAAGCAAACCTGCACTGATATGACCTTTGCAACAGATATGCaagtttctgtattttttaataaaaccagaATACGTTTGAACAATTTAGCACAACTTAAGTGAAGTCTTCACATTTTACATCACCTTCTTCATGGAAGGATGGGATAATTCTGTTGAATGCTGGTGTTGATATAAGTTTAGAAATGTCTGCATTCACTAACTACTGTGTTTCTGATCAATCTCCTCAGGTGCTTTCTCTCTGTCTATACGAGATTCCTCCCTGGAGCACGGTGATGTGGTCAAGCACTATAAGATCCGTGCACTTGATAACGGCGGTTATTACATCTCTCCATCCAAGACCTTTGCTTCTCTACAGGAACTTGTGAATTATTACACCAGTAAGTACCCTATGGGTATATCATTTTTGGCAAGGTTTAGCATTTTGACACGTTTTAACAGAAAAAGGTGTTTCATTTAGTATTTTGTTTATCACTTATGATATAtttacatgtcatttaaaataattattaatgtaacaaaaatacataattgattttttaaattattaacgttaaattttaatatgttaaattcaaataaataataatattcaatatttatatttattgattgTTAAAAACCATATAGTTCTAAATGCTGTGCTATTTTTAAGACTACACTTTAAAATACTTATGTTGGAATACTTTTGTTGGAAAAAACAGTATTGCTGGCAGCAGTTTGCCAGTAAATTcatgtagatttacatttatgtaatttacttgcaaCAGTTTATTCAGAGATAAATGGACATTAGACACGAACAAGCCtttatctttacaaaaaaaaaactagaaaatAACAGCCTCGTGCAAAGCATTCTGGtaaccaaaagaaaaaaaaagaaggtTTGAGGTTTATTCTGGTTCCAAGAATGCATTGAAAATTGTCCGTTTTTTAACTACActcaaaagtattaaaaagtacaCAGTTGCACCTGAGTGCATATTAGTACCTCAGAGATACGTATGTTTCTTTTACCAAATCTgtacttaaaaatacatattaggACCAATTGAAAGGATACCACCCCTTTGACACCATttgtagatttttattttagtgagtTATTTCCCAACAATGTTGCATATAGGAAACATCAAAgtcatagttcaccccaaaatactgtcattgtttactcactctctagtcaTTTCAATCCTTCCTGACTTCTGTAGAAcccaaaagaaggtattttgaagaatgttggcaaccaaacaacagagGTTGCCATTAACTTTTGGGCACCAAACCAATGAAAGTGAaagggtaccgctgttgttcgccttccaacatttttcaaaacatctcctttcgtgttctgcagaagagggtgagtaaatgatgacagaatgttcatttgtttgggtgaactatccctttaaacccaAAGTGTGCATGTCTTTAGCAAACATTTTGACTATACCACGAGCCCTTCTCTCTCCCCCTCACAATTTCTGCGGTTGTAACTGTATGAACATGACAACGCTTCCTCTAACCACCAAATAAGCAGGTCAACTTTAGTCTCAGTTTGCATTCTACACCTCACTACACATTGGTTAGCTTGTCTTTTAGAAAACTGTTTGCATGTAACACAGACTGCAccttttttccatattttcttatttctctGCAAGGCTCCAAAACATCAGTAAActgttatttacaaatattattgtttgttttagatttaatatAATCTGTATACACGATTTTGTGCtcaaaaaacactgtattttctacttgtaaatgtatttcctctttgccccacctctctgaaacgaacgatgctcatcgctctgaaaagcgacgTGTGTTATGATTGGCCTGTTAActagtgcatagtgattggtcgaatactgcacacgtgtgacagaaatgtagcACCTTTTACAATATTTGGAACCTCAGGTTCCAAAGCGAATGTACTGACatgtacgcccaccttactaacgcggtcttagtcaaatcataccaagaACTGACGTacatttgtgggggtgtggttacacgagggcgtttcaggcaggtctgggtgagcattcgctttcagatagaatgcatcttttgttcctacACTTAAATTCTTttcaattttacgtgtctaatacatgcgtgggcaactaataacacaccaatgacacagaaaaaacacgtgtttgcgccatatgacccctctAAGCAAGCTAAATGCTATATTATTTAGCTTTGCTTGTAACTGACATTCATTCTCATTCTAAACATTTGTACTTCCTCAAATTCTTTGATTGTTTGTAGGAGAATCAGATGGTTTGTGTCAGAGATTAGGAAGTCCTTGTAAGACAGCAGCCCCTCAAACACCCTGGGCCCAAGATGAATGGGAGATTCCAAGGGGCACTCTTAAGTTTGAGCAAAAACTTGGTGCAGGCCAGTTTGGAGAAGTGTGGATGGGTAAGAAAGTCTGCCTAAATATTTCAGAGCTATAATTGctctctttattttattattgagcTACACGGTCACTTATCATGTTCAAAGGCAGGTGTTTCTGTgtaatgtggttttgtgtgttattGCCATATTGCAGCCACACTAATGCTAAATTCACTACATCTCGACTTTGGCTTTGACCATTTGACAAGTTAACGAGAAACAAAAACGTGTTTGTAGGGTACTACAAAAACCGACAGAAAGTTGCCATTAAGACCTTGAAGGAAGGCAGCATGGAACCAGAGGCTTTCCTGCAGGAAGCAAACCTCATGAAGCAGCTAAAACACGACAGACTGGTCAAATTGTACGCTGTGGTAACTAAAGAACCCATTCTGATTGTTGCAGAATACATGGCACACGGTTAGTAtcacaattatgtttttattactgcagCAACCAGAATTATACTTTGTCCTACAAGTATTGAAGTGACTATAAACTATACTTTTTTTTCCATCTTCAAGGAAGTTTGTTGGACTTTCTGAAAACAGATGATGGACGGAAATTAAAACTGCCCAAGCTGATTGATATGGCTGCTCAAGTATGACCTAATTTAAGCATATAGAAATACATAATTTCTCGTGATTTTTTGACAGGTATTATTTCTGATCTAGTAAAATTAGGGAGGcaagaaagaaacatttttagtaaaatttAGGCCGATGTAATTTTGCCGGTAAATCagtaataattttttatttttatttaaaaaaatgtggctattaagaaaaaaagtctgGGTTGCTCAGGAAAAActtgtttaataatttgtttattaaatgaaatatataccAGAAAAGTGTGAAGATTAAAGAATCGTAAACTAGTGTGAAAAAGGCGTGGTACCTGATTTCTGGGGAAAAAGAtaactaatggttaccttgttcTCTGCGGTGAATGTTTTCAATTATAAAACTgccagttctggtccttgattctgattggctgagcggagctctaagccgttataaaataccccgatatataacgactgaccgcaccacatagcctaaatatctttttatttactttatttaatgaaaccttgctaagTATATGgagtaactgttttataaaagcaataaccCCCGCGAagccgtgggttacagtgcattttataacagctaggGGGTTTCGGCACTCCGCTTTGCGTCGTACCCAACAacgccccttagctgttataaaatgcactgtaacccacggctTCTTGGGggttattgctttaataaaataactctTTGCcctttgtttcagtcttagggacttttatattcatatttagatATTGTACTATATATCGGCCATATATTGCTTCCAATGTTGAAGAATTATTGGTTATCGTTATAGGCCAAAATGTACATCTCAGTGCACccctaaaaacacatttttatggaAATGCATATTATAGTTTATAATACAGTATAGTATAGAGATTATTATATTGCAGGAACAGGTTGCATTTTTTTGCAATGCACGACAACCTTCATATTAATAAGGTTAATTCAGGGATAATTCAACATTATTTCAGGTCCACATGAATTGCATCTATTTTAAGAACTGTCGTCTCACACAAGAGACTCTGGTCATGTACAGGAAACCGTTTTGTACATAAAGAGGAAATAGCTTTTGGTTTTCTAAACTCACGGTCTGATCATTTTTAGAACTGAAATGCTTTTAACAACCACCccaaaatttgattttaatctTCCGGGGACGGTATTGACGTCAAATTTTCCATCACACAGAACCTTCAACCATGCAAGACTCTTCTCGCTCTTTTTGAGAAAGCAGCTTCCTGTTAGAGACCACTTTGTTGGCTGCACACTTTTTATATCTAGTCTGCATTGCATGAAATGACATATGACAGTATGATGAGATAATTTGACCTAGCTCAGATAGAAatcttttcaaatgtttaattctaAACTCaaaattaataattgaatatagAGCGGTTTCTACACAACTAACATAAATAAGTTACCCGGTTGCCTttaaattttaagttaattacacttaaaaatattagtcaacTCAGAGATTTTTATAGTTAACTAAAATTTTGTTgaattaagttgaattaacttaaaattttaAGACAACCTTTTTAAGTTGAactaacaatttttttacagtctatTAGAGAACATTGAAATATGCTGTTTTTGTCAGAACATTCAGCGCTTGCTTTTAAGTTTTGAGTGGCAAAATCACAtcaaaattatttgcatttatcttATGTTATTCAATTTGAAATTTAAAGCTTTTACAATGATCAACTATCTGTCAGAACaatacttcaaaatataaataccTAAAAACATCCATTAGTAAAGTGTATTTGAtctgtattatatttatatggtatattattataatattatatcgttttgaaaaatgtaaaatgttaataaaaataaaaatcgttgcctttttgaggtaactgattaaatatttaactttaGCAGTACGTATTATTGTCCAGTCAGACCTTTATCTCCTTCTATATTGCAGATTGCAGAGGGCATGGCTTACATTGAAAGAAATAACTACATTCATAGAGACCTGCGGGCTGCGAATATTCTAGTCTCGGAGACTCTACACTGCAAAATAGCAGATTTTGGCCTTGCCAGGATAATAGAGACTGAATATATTGCACAGGAAGGTATGTATGCTGATATACCCCCATGACACACTGTTTATTCCACTACTATGAATTTTCCATCAGTCtgtattaacattttgtttttaatgcaaagTATGCACAAACATATCTGATCTTTAAGGGTGGGTACAAGTAAAAACTAAACCTTACCGTCTTGTTCTAAAACACTGATTTGAAGTGAAAATCTTTACCACATTAAGGCACAATTTTCTTTCCATGTGGGTTTATCATCATCTATTTAGCTGATACTATCAACCGTGGAAGACATTTTCCACTACATACTTTAACCTGCAAAGTTGCATACAGTATATTCTCATGCAAACTGTACGCCTATATCACTGTTGATGAGGACTTGAATTAATACTCTCATACTCATACTTTCATTTCCACCACCTCTTTTCATTCATCAGGTGCGAAATTCCCTATTAAGTGGACAGCACCTGAGGCCATCAATTTTGGTACTTTTACCATCAAGTCAGACGTGTGGTCATTTGGAGTTCTTCTGACAGAAATTGTCACATATGGCCGAGTACCGTATCCAGGTGAGTTCAATGGTTTCTCATTGAGCTATGTTgttttgctgtgtgtttgtgtcatatGTGTATTATATGCGTGTTTATATATGTTGAAACGGTGGTTTGTTGAAGCAAGAGAGTCAATGAAATCTAGAATTTTTTTTGATCTGACATCATGTACAATACAAAACGGATAATAATAAATAGCCAAACCATGACCTCTGTAAAAAATAGGGTCTTCCAAAACTTTGAACCTTTAACAACCTGCCTGTACTCTTTACACTGTTGTAAAGGTATGACGAATCCGGAGGTGATCCGTAACCTTGACAGGAACTAT is part of the Triplophysa dalaica isolate WHDGS20190420 chromosome 13, ASM1584641v1, whole genome shotgun sequence genome and harbors:
- the blk gene encoding tyrosine-protein kinase Blk — translated: MGCVCSDQKQLTENKGTKRNSKTSHLLGEHNNTGENIVIAQHDFQPASENDLEFKKGDRLKIIRETGEWWLAKSLVTGIEGYIPRTYVAKAETLEVEKWFFKNMSRRDTERLILAPGNKPGSFLVRESETTKGAFSLSIRDSSLEHGDVVKHYKIRALDNGGYYISPSKTFASLQELVNYYTRESDGLCQRLGSPCKTAAPQTPWAQDEWEIPRGTLKFEQKLGAGQFGEVWMGYYKNRQKVAIKTLKEGSMEPEAFLQEANLMKQLKHDRLVKLYAVVTKEPILIVAEYMAHGSLLDFLKTDDGRKLKLPKLIDMAAQIAEGMAYIERNNYIHRDLRAANILVSETLHCKIADFGLARIIETEYIAQEGAKFPIKWTAPEAINFGTFTIKSDVWSFGVLLTEIVTYGRVPYPGMTNPEVIRNLDRNYRMPCPDGCPEELYDIMMKCWNEKPENRPTFDYLQDILNDFFIATEGQYETQP